Proteins found in one Streptomyces sp. NBC_00461 genomic segment:
- a CDS encoding histidine phosphatase family protein, giving the protein MPLICLVRHGQASFGAEDYDALSDLGREQAGAVGAELARRGLRDPLLASGTLTRQRDTARLLAESAGFEKPSVEDPRWNEYDHVALMSRYPHPWPDGRADSRAVQEVLDRALGTWIEDTAETGPAGWPAFASGATAALGALSDALGKGRDAVVVTSGGVLAALCGSLLVLPPASVVALNRVVVNASVTALVVGGSGTSLLTFNDHAHFTGDRRRLLSYR; this is encoded by the coding sequence ATGCCGCTCATCTGCCTCGTCCGCCACGGCCAGGCCTCCTTCGGTGCGGAGGACTACGACGCCCTGTCGGACCTCGGCCGCGAACAGGCCGGCGCCGTCGGCGCGGAGCTGGCCCGCCGCGGCCTGCGTGACCCGCTGCTCGCCTCCGGCACCCTCACCCGCCAACGCGACACCGCTCGACTCCTGGCGGAGTCAGCCGGTTTCGAGAAGCCCTCGGTCGAGGACCCGCGCTGGAACGAGTACGACCACGTCGCCCTGATGTCCCGCTACCCGCACCCCTGGCCGGACGGCCGAGCGGACTCCCGCGCCGTGCAGGAGGTCCTCGACCGTGCCCTCGGGACGTGGATCGAGGACACTGCCGAGACGGGCCCGGCCGGCTGGCCGGCGTTCGCGAGCGGCGCGACCGCGGCGCTCGGCGCATTGTCCGACGCCCTCGGCAAGGGCCGCGACGCGGTCGTCGTCACCTCGGGCGGCGTCCTGGCGGCGCTCTGCGGCTCGCTGCTCGTCCTGCCGCCCGCCTCGGTGGTCGCCCTCAACCGCGTCGTCGTCAACGCCTCCGTCACAGCCCTCGTCGTGGGCGGCTCCGGGACCAGCCTGCTCACCTTCAACGACCACGCCCACTTCACCGGCGACCGACGCCGACTGCTCAGCTACCGCTGA
- a CDS encoding thiol:disulfide interchange protein DsbA/DsbL, with protein MKKMMRLFAMSTVLTCLLGAASAGPKEGEQYFRLKHPVTGVAARQVVEVFWYDCPDSYEFEKPLEDWAARQSPPVKVVRIPAAWTDQPDQLSYARLFYTLDKLGLAEREALPVFRAVRDQHKDLTTEENVLAWAAKEGLNVRSVRNAYRSGQVDAAVQAAPALRERYQVVEEPTVVVGGRFRTSPIQVGTAADTVAVMDHLYRTAARR; from the coding sequence ATGAAGAAGATGATGCGCCTGTTCGCCATGTCCACCGTCCTGACCTGCCTGCTCGGCGCCGCCTCCGCCGGACCGAAGGAGGGGGAGCAGTACTTCCGGCTCAAGCACCCGGTCACCGGTGTGGCCGCCCGCCAGGTGGTGGAGGTGTTCTGGTACGACTGCCCGGACTCCTACGAGTTCGAGAAGCCGCTGGAGGACTGGGCGGCGCGGCAGAGCCCCCCGGTGAAGGTGGTGCGCATCCCCGCGGCCTGGACGGACCAGCCCGACCAGCTCTCGTACGCCCGCCTCTTCTACACACTGGACAAGCTCGGCCTCGCGGAGCGGGAGGCGCTCCCGGTCTTCCGCGCCGTTCGGGACCAGCACAAGGACCTCACCACCGAGGAGAACGTCCTGGCATGGGCGGCCAAGGAGGGGCTCAACGTGAGGTCGGTACGGAACGCCTACAGGTCCGGGCAGGTCGACGCCGCCGTCCAGGCGGCACCTGCGCTCCGTGAGCGCTACCAGGTGGTCGAGGAGCCCACCGTCGTCGTGGGCGGGCGTTTCCGGACGTCGCCGATCCAGGTCGGCACCGCCGCCGACACCGTCGCGGTGATGGACCACCTGTACCGCACCGCGGCGCGCCGCTGA
- a CDS encoding ABC transporter permease, which produces MSSLTLALRDSTTMLRRNLLHARRYPSLTLNLLLTPVMLLLLFVYIFGDTMSAGIGHGGAGRSEYLAYLVPGILMLTIGSTTIGSAVSVSTDMTEGIIARFRTMAIHRGSVLIGHVVGSVLQCVMSVVLVGAVAVAIGFRSTNATFLDWILALGLLALVSLALTWLAVGMGLVSPNAEAASNNAMPLILLPLLSSAFVPVDAMPGWFRPIAEYQPFTPAIETLRGLLLGTEIGHNGWLAVLWCVGLAVLGYLWSKSLFHRDPK; this is translated from the coding sequence ATGAGCTCCCTCACCCTCGCCCTGCGCGACTCCACCACCATGCTGCGCCGCAACCTCCTGCACGCCCGGCGCTATCCGTCGCTCACCCTGAACCTGCTCCTCACCCCTGTCATGCTGCTGCTCCTCTTCGTCTACATCTTCGGCGACACGATGAGCGCCGGCATCGGGCACGGCGGTGCGGGACGCTCCGAGTACCTCGCGTATCTCGTCCCGGGCATCCTGATGCTGACCATCGGCAGCACCACGATCGGCAGCGCGGTGTCCGTCTCGACCGACATGACCGAGGGCATCATCGCCCGCTTCCGCACGATGGCGATCCACCGCGGTTCGGTGCTCATCGGGCACGTCGTCGGCAGCGTGCTGCAGTGTGTGATGAGCGTGGTCCTGGTCGGGGCCGTGGCGGTGGCGATCGGGTTCCGGTCCACGAACGCCACCTTCCTGGACTGGATCCTGGCGCTCGGGCTGCTGGCGCTCGTCTCCCTGGCGCTCACCTGGCTCGCGGTCGGCATGGGCCTGGTCAGCCCGAACGCCGAGGCCGCCAGCAACAACGCGATGCCGCTGATCCTGCTGCCGCTCCTGTCCAGCGCCTTCGTGCCGGTCGACGCGATGCCGGGCTGGTTCCGGCCGATCGCCGAGTACCAGCCGTTCACCCCGGCCATCGAGACGCTGCGCGGGCTCCTGCTCGGCACCGAGATCGGCCACAACGGATGGCTGGCCGTGCTCTGGTGCGTGGGACTCGCCGTACTCGGCTACCTCTGGTCCAAGTCACTGTTCCACCGCGACCCGAAGTAG
- a CDS encoding ATP-binding cassette domain-containing protein — MPTSNRRDGRPAPAAVSAVGLRKSYGDKVVLDGIDLHVPAGSVFALLGPNGAGKTTAVKILSTLIAADGGQAQVAGHDVAAAPDGVRAAIGVTGQFSAVDGLITGEENMLLMADLHHLSRGEKRRTAAELLERFDLVDAARKPAATYSGGMKRRLDIAMTLVGNPRIIFLDEPTTGLDPRARHTMWQIIRELVSDGVTVFLTTQYLDEADELADRIAVLNDGRIAAEGSADELKRLIPGGHVRLRFSDPAAYQRAASALRETTRDDESLALQIPSDGSQRELRSILDRLDAAGIEADELTVHTPDLDDVFFALTGGAALVPDQPKENAR, encoded by the coding sequence ATGCCCACGTCCAACCGGAGGGACGGTCGTCCGGCACCGGCCGCCGTCTCCGCCGTCGGTCTGCGCAAGTCGTACGGCGACAAGGTCGTGCTCGACGGCATCGACCTGCACGTCCCGGCCGGGTCGGTGTTCGCGCTGCTCGGACCGAACGGCGCCGGCAAGACCACCGCCGTGAAGATCCTGTCCACCCTCATCGCCGCCGACGGGGGGCAGGCCCAGGTCGCGGGCCACGACGTCGCCGCGGCACCGGACGGGGTGCGTGCCGCGATCGGCGTCACCGGCCAGTTCTCCGCCGTCGACGGTCTGATCACCGGCGAGGAGAACATGCTCCTCATGGCGGACCTGCACCACCTCTCCCGCGGTGAGAAGCGGCGCACCGCCGCCGAACTGCTGGAACGCTTCGACCTCGTCGACGCGGCGAGGAAGCCCGCCGCCACCTACTCCGGCGGCATGAAGCGCCGCCTGGACATCGCCATGACCCTGGTCGGCAACCCGCGGATCATCTTCCTCGACGAGCCCACCACCGGCCTCGACCCGCGCGCCCGCCACACCATGTGGCAGATCATCCGCGAACTGGTCTCCGACGGCGTCACCGTCTTCCTCACCACCCAGTACCTGGACGAGGCCGACGAACTCGCCGACCGCATCGCCGTACTCAACGACGGCCGGATCGCCGCCGAGGGCAGCGCCGACGAACTCAAGCGCCTCATCCCCGGCGGACACGTCCGGCTCCGCTTCAGCGACCCGGCCGCATACCAGCGCGCCGCCTCCGCGCTGCGCGAGACCACCCGCGACGACGAATCCCTCGCCCTGCAGATCCCCAGCGACGGCAGCCAGCGCGAACTGCGCTCCATCCTCGACCGGCTGGACGCCGCCGGCATCGAGGCCGACGAGCTGACCGTGCACACCCCCGACCTCGACGACGTCTTCTTCGCCCTGACCGGCGGCGCCGCCCTCGTCCCCGACCAGCCCAAGGAGAACGCCCGATGA
- a CDS encoding DUF4097 family beta strand repeat-containing protein, which translates to MPSFDTPEPISVTAQVPAGSIRFTASDRLDTVVEVRPRDPERDKDVRTAEQAEVTYASGVLTVRTLPRRRSLLGPNGLVDVTVDLPTGSRVDVIGSLGSWTQVLGEGRLGEVQAKISTGDVRLDTTGPLKLTLSHGPITVDRVEGPADITSSTGNIRVGLVDGTAVLKNSHGTTTVGAVTGELRVSGANGGIDIARAEASVTGTTTNGSLRVAEVARGEVRLETSNGPIEIGIREGTAAWLDVSSNRGQVRNTLTASEAPEQTEDTVKVRARSNWGTIDVLRAKA; encoded by the coding sequence ATGCCTTCTTTCGACACCCCCGAACCGATCTCGGTCACCGCCCAGGTGCCCGCCGGTTCCATCCGGTTCACCGCGAGCGACCGCCTCGACACCGTCGTCGAGGTACGGCCCCGCGACCCGGAGCGGGACAAGGACGTGCGGACCGCCGAACAGGCCGAGGTCACGTACGCGAGCGGCGTCCTGACCGTCAGGACGCTGCCCAGGCGCCGCAGCCTCCTCGGGCCCAACGGCCTCGTCGACGTCACGGTCGACCTGCCCACGGGCTCACGCGTCGACGTGATCGGCTCGCTCGGTTCCTGGACCCAGGTACTCGGCGAGGGCCGCCTCGGCGAGGTCCAGGCGAAGATCTCGACCGGCGACGTCCGCCTCGACACCACCGGCCCGCTGAAGCTGACCCTGTCGCACGGCCCGATCACCGTGGACCGGGTCGAGGGCCCGGCCGACATCACCAGCAGCACCGGCAACATCCGCGTCGGCCTCGTGGACGGCACCGCCGTCCTGAAGAACTCGCACGGCACCACGACCGTCGGCGCCGTGACGGGCGAACTCCGGGTGAGCGGCGCCAACGGCGGCATCGACATCGCGCGCGCCGAGGCGTCGGTCACCGGCACCACGACCAACGGCTCCCTTCGCGTCGCCGAAGTCGCCCGTGGCGAGGTCCGGTTGGAGACCTCCAACGGCCCCATCGAGATCGGTATCCGCGAGGGCACCGCCGCCTGGCTCGACGTCAGCTCAAACCGCGGGCAGGTACGCAACACGCTCACCGCGTCCGAGGCCCCGGAGCAGACCGAGGACACCGTCAAGGTCCGCGCACGGTCCAACTGGGGCACCATCGACGTCCTCCGCGCCAAGGCCTGA
- a CDS encoding toxin-antitoxin system HicB family antitoxin, which yields MDLTPYVDTLRRELAVAAEAGGDDARELAERLTAPLESATRLTMLNVLSAAMDEITRELAPGSVDVRLRGLDPDFVVTRPPTYGGPTEPAAPIEPLRAQVPADGDEGGTARINLRLPAHLKARAEEAANREGLSVNAWLVRALSAAVDGGTRPRTAEKTHTVGQSFTGWVR from the coding sequence ATGGACCTCACCCCGTATGTCGACACCCTCCGCCGTGAACTCGCGGTGGCCGCCGAAGCCGGCGGGGACGATGCCCGCGAGCTGGCCGAGCGGCTCACCGCTCCCCTGGAGTCGGCGACCCGGCTGACCATGCTCAACGTGCTCTCCGCCGCGATGGACGAGATCACCCGCGAACTCGCCCCCGGCTCGGTCGACGTACGGCTTCGCGGGCTCGACCCCGACTTCGTGGTGACACGGCCGCCCACCTACGGCGGCCCCACGGAGCCTGCCGCCCCCATCGAACCGCTCAGGGCACAGGTGCCCGCCGACGGCGACGAGGGCGGCACCGCCCGTATCAATCTGCGGCTGCCGGCCCACCTCAAGGCGCGCGCCGAGGAGGCGGCGAACCGTGAGGGCCTGTCGGTCAACGCGTGGCTGGTGCGGGCCCTGTCGGCCGCGGTCGACGGTGGCACGCGGCCGCGTACGGCAGAGAAGACCCACACCGTCGGACAGAGCTTCACCGGCTGGGTGCGCTGA
- a CDS encoding IS3 family transposase, which yields MYWTAEPKPVIRRMAEELGVHHEALRNWIRQAEADAGERDDLLTTEEKNEPAWLRREVRDLRRAARPDPAQVRALLDEHPHLGVEPVLRELHIPSSTYYRWRQAGKDPCEGIRQDTELTGQIRRIHQASGGIYGSPRIHAVLKREGVHVGRKRVERLMRQAGPAGISPRRSKGFTRRDPDADLTPDLVQRDGFLARTRSRS from the coding sequence ATGTACTGGACCGCCGAGCCGAAACCGGTGATCCGCCGCATGGCCGAGGAACTCGGCGTGCATCACGAAGCCCTGCGGAACTGGATCCGGCAGGCCGAGGCCGACGCCGGCGAGCGGGATGACCTGCTCACCACCGAAGAGAAGAACGAGCCCGCCTGGCTGCGGCGCGAGGTGCGGGACCTGCGCCGCGCAGCTCGACCCGACCCGGCCCAGGTGAGGGCGCTCCTCGACGAGCACCCGCACCTGGGGGTCGAGCCCGTACTGCGGGAACTGCACATCCCCTCCTCCACCTACTACCGCTGGCGCCAGGCCGGGAAGGACCCCTGCGAAGGGATCCGGCAGGACACCGAGCTGACCGGGCAGATCCGGCGGATCCACCAGGCCTCCGGCGGGATCTACGGATCGCCCAGGATCCATGCCGTCCTGAAGCGCGAGGGCGTCCACGTCGGCCGCAAGCGGGTCGAGCGGCTCATGCGCCAGGCCGGCCCGGCCGGGATCAGCCCCCGCAGGAGCAAGGGCTTCACCCGCCGCGACCCAGACGCCGACCTCACTCCTGACCTGGTGCAACGCGATGGCTTCTTGGCGAGGACCCGATCACGGTCGTAG
- a CDS encoding twin-arginine translocation signal domain-containing protein, protein MRNEWNRRRFVGRAAVVAGAAAMAPALSACGERRPQQTDGSGTAGLKATLPAHVPGKSLQPDIRYPSGHLVTVSGVPGKGGRYTAPTPAADGAGHQHRLRP, encoded by the coding sequence ATGAGAAACGAGTGGAACCGCAGACGCTTCGTCGGCAGAGCCGCCGTCGTGGCGGGAGCGGCCGCGATGGCCCCTGCGCTCTCCGCGTGCGGAGAGCGCAGGCCTCAGCAGACCGACGGGAGCGGCACGGCGGGCCTGAAGGCGACGCTGCCCGCCCATGTGCCCGGCAAGTCCCTCCAGCCGGATATCCGCTACCCGTCCGGGCACCTCGTCACCGTCTCCGGCGTGCCCGGCAAAGGCGGCAGGTACACCGCCCCCACTCCGGCTGCTGATGGAGCAGGGCATCAGCACCGACTACGACCGTGA
- a CDS encoding ricin-type beta-trefoil lectin domain protein, which produces MRKPWILPLITLVTAALGMTAAGVAPASAASNTPLRVMPLGDSITWGVGSSTGNGYRGPLWDKLSADGHPLDFVGTGQNGSMSDPDNEGHSGYRIDQIAALADASLTRYRPNVVTLEIGTNDLGGSYQPSTAADRLRSLVNQITADVPDATVLVASLIVSTSGSEEQYRGAYNQAIPQIVSDAQAAGKRVAYVDMSSLTTADLADAVHPNDAGYQKMADAFHRGIQTADSAGWLRNPAPAPARVQSGIAGKCLDVSGFGTADGTAVQIWSCGDSINQYWSAYTDGTLRSMGKCLEAAGFGTANGTKVQLWACHGGSNQIWQPYNGGYRNPASGRCLDDPGYSTTDGTQLQLFDCNGGSNQKWTTLTAG; this is translated from the coding sequence ATGAGAAAGCCTTGGATCCTGCCCCTCATCACGCTGGTCACTGCCGCGCTCGGGATGACGGCAGCAGGTGTGGCACCTGCCTCCGCCGCCTCGAACACGCCTTTGCGGGTCATGCCGTTGGGCGACTCCATAACCTGGGGCGTGGGAAGCAGCACGGGCAACGGCTACCGGGGTCCGTTGTGGGACAAGCTCTCGGCGGACGGCCATCCGCTGGACTTCGTGGGCACGGGGCAGAACGGTTCGATGTCCGACCCCGACAACGAAGGCCACTCCGGATACCGCATCGACCAGATCGCCGCCCTCGCCGACGCCTCGCTGACCCGCTACCGGCCCAACGTCGTGACGCTGGAGATCGGCACCAACGACCTGGGCGGGAGCTATCAGCCCTCCACCGCCGCCGACCGGCTGAGGTCGCTGGTCAACCAGATCACCGCCGACGTCCCCGACGCGACCGTCCTCGTGGCCTCCCTGATCGTGTCCACCAGCGGCTCGGAGGAGCAGTACCGTGGCGCGTACAACCAGGCCATCCCCCAGATCGTGAGCGACGCGCAGGCCGCGGGCAAGCGCGTCGCATACGTGGACATGAGCAGCCTGACCACGGCCGACCTGGCCGACGCCGTGCATCCCAACGACGCGGGCTACCAGAAGATGGCCGACGCCTTCCACCGCGGCATCCAGACCGCGGACAGCGCCGGGTGGCTGAGGAACCCCGCCCCCGCCCCCGCACGCGTGCAGTCCGGCATCGCCGGCAAGTGCCTGGATGTCAGCGGCTTCGGCACCGCCGACGGGACCGCCGTCCAGATCTGGAGCTGCGGCGACAGCATCAACCAGTACTGGTCCGCCTACACCGACGGCACCCTGCGCTCCATGGGCAAGTGCCTCGAAGCCGCCGGCTTCGGCACGGCCAACGGCACCAAGGTGCAGCTCTGGGCCTGCCACGGCGGCTCCAACCAGATCTGGCAGCCCTACAACGGCGGCTACCGCAACCCCGCCTCCGGCCGCTGCCTCGACGATCCGGGCTACTCCACGACCGACGGCACACAGCTCCAGCTGTTTGACTGCAACGGCGGCTCCAACCAGAAGTGGACCACTCTGACCGCCGGATGA
- a CDS encoding RICIN domain-containing protein produces MDTNAWYVIVNRNSGKALDVAGASSADGAAVTQWGRYDGTNQQFQFVDSGGGYYRLKARHSGKLLDVSGWSTADSAAINQWSDHGGVNQQFRLADSPDGYVRLINRNSGKAVEVPGFSSADGTGIVQYSDWGGVNQQWKLVRVGFVGSRSC; encoded by the coding sequence GTGGACACGAACGCCTGGTACGTCATAGTCAACCGCAACAGCGGCAAGGCACTGGACGTGGCGGGCGCGAGCTCCGCGGACGGCGCCGCGGTCACGCAGTGGGGCCGGTACGACGGGACCAACCAGCAGTTCCAGTTCGTGGATTCCGGTGGCGGCTACTACCGGTTGAAGGCGAGGCACTCCGGCAAGCTGCTGGACGTCTCCGGCTGGTCGACGGCCGACAGCGCCGCCATCAACCAGTGGAGCGACCACGGTGGCGTGAACCAGCAGTTCCGGTTGGCGGACTCACCGGACGGATACGTCCGGTTGATCAACCGCAACAGCGGGAAGGCCGTCGAGGTACCGGGCTTCTCCTCCGCCGACGGGACCGGCATCGTCCAGTACTCGGACTGGGGCGGCGTGAACCAGCAGTGGAAGCTCGTCCGCGTCGGCTTCGTGGGCTCGCGCTCCTGCTGA
- a CDS encoding magnesium and cobalt transport protein CorA, producing the protein MSERRARPDSKNGRKSAWRRALTPPQPPVPKTPPSADPAPPEPAEVASVVQAALYRDGVRVSAPDTLAETFRELRDQPSGMAWIGLARPTEAELLSLAAEFDLHPLAVEDAMEAHQRPKLERYGDTLFVVLRAARYLDAPEEVEFGELHVFVGADFVITVRHGAAPDLSAVRHRMQETPELLKLGPEAVLYAILDAVVDGYAPVVSGVQNDIDEIETEVFRGDPEVSRRIYELSREMVEFQRATRPLVGMLHGLIAGFSKYGTDDELQRHLRDVADHVTHTSERVDGFRQALTDILTVNATLVTQQQNAEMRALAEAGFEQNEEIKRISSWAAILFAPTLVGTIYGMNFEHMPELGWSFGYPFAIGLMGVVCVSLYLIFKRRDWL; encoded by the coding sequence ATGTCCGAGCGACGTGCCCGTCCGGACTCCAAGAACGGCCGGAAATCCGCCTGGCGCCGCGCACTGACCCCACCGCAGCCGCCGGTGCCGAAAACCCCGCCGTCCGCCGACCCGGCACCCCCGGAGCCGGCGGAGGTCGCCAGCGTCGTCCAGGCGGCGCTGTACCGGGACGGTGTCCGCGTCTCCGCCCCGGACACCCTCGCCGAGACCTTCCGTGAACTGCGCGACCAGCCGTCCGGCATGGCATGGATCGGCCTGGCCCGTCCCACCGAGGCCGAACTCCTTTCCCTGGCTGCCGAGTTCGATCTGCACCCACTGGCGGTCGAGGACGCGATGGAGGCCCACCAGCGTCCGAAACTGGAGCGCTACGGCGACACGCTGTTCGTCGTCCTGCGAGCGGCCCGCTACCTGGACGCCCCGGAGGAGGTCGAGTTCGGCGAGCTGCACGTGTTCGTGGGGGCGGACTTCGTCATCACGGTCCGCCACGGCGCCGCCCCCGACCTCTCCGCGGTCCGCCACCGCATGCAGGAGACACCCGAGCTGCTGAAGCTGGGCCCGGAGGCTGTCCTCTACGCCATTCTCGACGCGGTCGTCGACGGCTACGCCCCGGTCGTCTCCGGCGTCCAGAACGACATCGACGAGATCGAGACCGAGGTGTTCCGCGGCGACCCGGAGGTCTCCCGCCGCATCTACGAACTCTCCCGCGAAATGGTCGAGTTCCAGCGCGCCACCCGCCCCCTGGTCGGCATGCTGCACGGCCTGATCGCCGGCTTCTCCAAGTACGGTACGGACGACGAACTCCAGCGCCACCTGCGGGACGTCGCCGACCACGTCACCCACACCAGCGAACGCGTCGACGGCTTCCGCCAGGCCCTCACCGACATCCTCACGGTGAACGCGACCCTCGTCACCCAGCAGCAGAACGCCGAGATGCGCGCGCTGGCGGAGGCGGGGTTCGAGCAGAACGAGGAGATCAAGCGCATCTCGTCGTGGGCGGCGATCCTCTTCGCACCGACGCTCGTGGGAACTATTTATGGGATGAACTTTGAGCACATGCCGGAGTTGGGGTGGAGCTTCGGATACCCCTTCGCGATCGGCTTGATGGGGGTAGTTTGCGTAAGCTTGTACCTAATTTTCAAGCGGCGGGACTGGCTCTAA
- a CDS encoding winged helix DNA-binding domain-containing protein, which translates to MTKTTATAPVLGTRALNRATLDRQLLLRRSPLSAEAAVGHLLGLQAQNVKPPYYALAARLDGFAPEELSGLMADREVVRIVTMRSTIHTHTADDCLTLRPLVQAARDRELTNFRTGLAGVDLDRLAALARELVEAEPRTMKQLREALLVEWPDADPQSLGIAARCKLPLVQITPRGLWGKSGQVALTTAEHWLGRPAEPAPAPDATVLRYLAAFGPASVKDMQTWAGLTRLRDAFERLRPQLVTFRDESGVELFDLPDAPRPDADTPAPPRFLPEFDNLLLSHSDRTRVVPPEYRGRSWVGNMVHCTLLVDGFLAGVWRLEESALVVEPFGRLTKAQRADVVEEGQRMLAVMHPQTSYDIRFGTVIG; encoded by the coding sequence ATGACGAAGACGACAGCGACGGCTCCCGTGCTCGGCACCCGCGCCCTCAACCGGGCGACCCTCGACCGGCAGCTCCTGCTGCGCCGCTCGCCGCTGTCCGCCGAGGCCGCCGTAGGGCATCTGCTCGGTCTGCAGGCGCAGAACGTCAAGCCGCCGTACTACGCGCTCGCCGCCCGCCTCGACGGCTTCGCGCCCGAGGAGTTGTCCGGGCTGATGGCGGACCGCGAGGTCGTCCGGATCGTCACCATGCGCTCGACCATCCACACCCACACCGCCGACGACTGCCTCACCCTGCGCCCGCTCGTCCAGGCGGCCCGCGACCGTGAACTGACCAACTTCCGCACGGGACTTGCCGGTGTGGACCTCGACCGGCTCGCCGCGCTGGCACGGGAACTGGTCGAGGCCGAGCCGCGCACCATGAAGCAGCTGCGCGAGGCCCTCCTCGTCGAGTGGCCCGATGCCGACCCCCAGTCCCTCGGTATCGCCGCCCGTTGCAAGCTCCCGCTCGTCCAGATCACCCCGCGCGGGCTGTGGGGAAAGAGCGGCCAGGTCGCCCTCACGACCGCCGAGCACTGGCTGGGCCGCCCCGCCGAACCGGCGCCCGCTCCCGATGCGACCGTCCTGCGTTACCTCGCCGCCTTCGGTCCCGCCTCCGTCAAGGACATGCAGACCTGGGCCGGTCTGACCCGTCTGCGTGACGCCTTCGAGCGGCTCCGCCCGCAGCTGGTCACCTTCCGGGACGAGAGCGGCGTCGAACTCTTCGACCTGCCGGACGCACCACGTCCCGACGCGGACACCCCGGCCCCGCCCCGCTTCCTCCCCGAGTTCGACAACCTGCTCCTCTCCCACTCCGACCGCACCAGGGTCGTACCGCCCGAGTACCGGGGCCGCAGCTGGGTCGGCAACATGGTCCACTGCACGCTCCTGGTCGACGGCTTCCTCGCGGGGGTGTGGAGGCTGGAGGAGAGCGCGCTCGTCGTCGAGCCCTTCGGCAGGCTCACCAAGGCCCAGCGGGCGGACGTCGTGGAGGAGGGGCAGCGGATGCTCGCCGTCATGCACCCGCAGACGTCGTACGACATCCGCTTCGGCACCGTGATCGGCTAG
- a CDS encoding LysE family translocator has protein sequence MVSTDRFLAFAAMSLLVIVIPGPSVLFVIGRALAHGRRTAVATAIGNVFGSYLLVVAVAIGIGSLVERSVTVYLVVKLAGAAYLVHLGVQAFRHRRELTAAAIRTGPTGPARGDLRTVLDGALVGVTNPKGVVFFAAVLPQFVDHTAGRVPLQMLVLGLIPISIGLVTDTLWGLSASAARTWFARSDRRLSMIGGAGGFAMIGLGLTVAVTGRAD, from the coding sequence ATGGTGTCCACGGACCGTTTCCTCGCCTTCGCCGCGATGTCCCTGCTGGTGATCGTGATTCCGGGACCCAGCGTCCTGTTCGTCATCGGCCGGGCGCTCGCCCACGGCCGCCGCACCGCGGTCGCCACGGCGATCGGCAACGTCTTCGGCTCGTACCTGCTGGTGGTGGCGGTCGCGATCGGCATCGGCTCGCTGGTCGAGCGGTCGGTGACGGTCTACCTGGTGGTCAAGCTGGCCGGCGCCGCCTATCTGGTGCACCTGGGCGTACAGGCCTTCCGGCACCGCAGGGAACTGACGGCGGCGGCGATCCGGACAGGACCGACGGGACCGGCCCGCGGCGATCTGCGCACGGTGCTCGACGGCGCGCTCGTCGGGGTGACCAACCCCAAGGGCGTGGTCTTCTTCGCCGCCGTGCTCCCCCAGTTCGTGGACCACACGGCGGGCCGCGTCCCCCTGCAGATGCTGGTGCTCGGCCTGATCCCCATCTCGATCGGCCTGGTCACGGACACCCTGTGGGGCCTCTCCGCCTCGGCCGCCCGCACCTGGTTCGCGCGCTCCGACCGCCGGCTGTCGATGATCGGCGGCGCGGGCGGCTTCGCGATGATCGGGCTGGGCCTGACGGTGGCGGTCACGGGCCGGGCGGACTGA